The following proteins come from a genomic window of Microbacterium sulfonylureivorans:
- a CDS encoding sensor histidine kinase, translated as MKRGKLRVLLGAAPGVGKTYEMLEEGRRLLGDGKDVVVAVIETHGRAATAALLEGLPAVPRRTVSHRGVELTEMDLDGVLERSPQIALVDELAHTNAPGSLHAKRWQDVDVLLDAGIDVITTVNVQHIESLNDVVEQITGVAQRETVPDAVVRSADQVEVVDLSPQSLRDRLSAGLVYPAERIDAALSNYFRLGNLTALRELALLWLADEVDSALKSYRAEHGIEGVWQARERVVVALTGGPEGETLIRRAARIAARSAGGELFAVHVSGQDGLRAGDPGLLAAQRALVVSLGGTYRQVVGDDIPHALVDFARSVNATQLVIGVSRRGRLAAALTGPGIGATVIRESGEIDVHIVTHAAAGGRFSLPRISGGALSVKRRVLGFALALVGGPLLTWLLVSIRSEETITSDVLAYQLLVVLVALVGGIWPAVFAAVMSGLTLNYFFVPPFYTVTVADPRNVWALVLYVVIAMLVSFIVDRAARAARAARRAEAEAELLANVAGSVLRGDSAVPALISRTRESLGLAGVRLVDADGSILATDGEPVRDGRFDAVTVGRRNGGPPAMLELHGHVLDASERRLVDAVTAQLSAALEHTDLTATAREAGVLAETDQVRSALLSAVSHDLRRPLAAAVAAVGGLRAANPNLSPEDRRELLATADESLSTLSALVTDLLDVSRVQAGVLAVSLQPVDSAGSVLAALDELGAGPDRFEVALDPDLPLVQADPVLLQRVLVNVLANASRHSPPGLRVRVSTSRLGAIAEIRVADHGTGVSPERRDDMFTPFQRLGDTDNTTGLGLGLALSKGFTEGMGGTLAPEDTPGGGLTMVIALPVADATMPDGRMQR; from the coding sequence ATGAAGCGCGGCAAGCTGCGGGTCCTCCTCGGCGCAGCGCCGGGAGTGGGCAAGACCTACGAGATGCTCGAAGAGGGCAGGCGTCTGCTCGGCGACGGCAAGGATGTCGTCGTCGCCGTCATCGAGACCCACGGGCGCGCAGCGACCGCAGCACTGCTCGAGGGCCTTCCCGCGGTCCCCCGCCGCACGGTGTCGCACCGCGGTGTCGAACTCACCGAGATGGACCTCGACGGCGTGCTCGAGCGTTCCCCGCAGATCGCTCTCGTCGACGAGCTCGCCCACACCAACGCCCCGGGCTCGCTCCACGCGAAACGCTGGCAGGACGTCGACGTGCTGCTGGACGCCGGGATCGACGTGATCACGACCGTCAACGTCCAGCACATCGAGTCCCTCAACGACGTCGTGGAACAGATCACCGGGGTGGCCCAGCGCGAGACGGTTCCGGATGCCGTCGTCCGCAGCGCCGACCAGGTCGAGGTCGTCGATCTGTCGCCGCAGTCGCTGCGAGACCGTCTCTCGGCCGGGCTCGTGTACCCGGCGGAGCGGATCGACGCGGCCCTGTCGAACTACTTCCGGCTCGGCAACCTGACGGCGCTGCGCGAGCTGGCGCTGCTGTGGCTGGCCGACGAGGTCGACAGCGCGCTGAAGTCGTATCGGGCCGAGCACGGCATCGAGGGTGTCTGGCAGGCGCGCGAGCGCGTCGTCGTCGCTCTCACCGGCGGGCCCGAGGGGGAGACGCTGATCCGCCGGGCGGCGCGCATCGCCGCCCGCTCCGCGGGCGGCGAGCTGTTCGCCGTACACGTGTCGGGCCAGGACGGCCTGCGCGCGGGCGACCCAGGATTGCTCGCCGCGCAGCGAGCACTGGTGGTATCGCTCGGGGGGACGTACCGCCAGGTCGTCGGCGACGACATCCCCCACGCGCTGGTGGACTTCGCGCGCTCGGTGAACGCGACACAGCTCGTGATCGGCGTGAGCCGGAGAGGGCGGCTCGCCGCCGCATTGACCGGGCCCGGCATCGGCGCGACGGTGATCCGGGAGTCGGGCGAGATCGACGTTCACATCGTGACCCACGCCGCGGCGGGCGGCCGGTTCTCGCTGCCTCGCATCAGCGGCGGGGCGCTGAGCGTCAAGCGCCGGGTGCTCGGCTTCGCACTGGCACTGGTCGGCGGGCCGCTGCTGACGTGGCTCCTGGTCTCGATCCGCAGCGAGGAGACCATCACCAGCGACGTGCTGGCGTATCAGCTGCTCGTCGTGCTCGTCGCCCTCGTCGGCGGGATCTGGCCGGCGGTCTTCGCAGCGGTGATGTCGGGACTCACCCTGAACTACTTCTTCGTGCCGCCGTTCTACACGGTGACCGTCGCTGATCCGCGGAACGTGTGGGCGCTCGTGCTGTACGTCGTCATCGCGATGCTGGTGAGCTTCATCGTCGACCGGGCGGCGCGGGCGGCGCGGGCGGCACGGCGCGCCGAGGCGGAGGCGGAGCTGCTCGCCAACGTCGCGGGCAGCGTGCTGCGCGGCGATTCAGCGGTTCCGGCGCTCATCAGCCGCACCCGCGAGTCTCTGGGCCTGGCGGGTGTACGGCTGGTCGACGCCGACGGGTCGATCCTGGCCACCGACGGCGAACCCGTCCGCGATGGACGGTTCGACGCCGTGACGGTCGGCCGCCGCAACGGCGGCCCGCCGGCGATGCTCGAGCTGCACGGACATGTGCTCGACGCGTCGGAGAGACGCCTCGTCGATGCGGTGACCGCGCAGCTCTCCGCCGCGCTCGAGCACACCGATCTCACCGCGACCGCTCGGGAGGCGGGGGTGCTGGCCGAGACCGACCAGGTGCGCAGTGCTCTGCTTTCGGCCGTCAGCCACGACCTGCGCCGCCCGCTCGCGGCCGCCGTCGCCGCCGTCGGCGGACTCCGTGCGGCCAACCCGAACCTCTCTCCCGAAGACCGCCGCGAGCTCCTCGCGACGGCCGACGAGTCTCTCTCGACGCTGTCGGCGCTGGTCACCGATCTGCTCGACGTCAGCCGCGTGCAGGCCGGTGTGCTCGCCGTCTCGCTGCAGCCCGTCGACAGTGCCGGAAGCGTGCTCGCAGCGCTCGACGAACTGGGAGCAGGTCCGGATCGGTTCGAGGTGGCACTGGATCCGGATCTCCCCTTGGTGCAAGCCGACCCGGTGCTGCTGCAGCGGGTACTGGTCAACGTGCTCGCCAACGCATCCCGGCACTCTCCGCCCGGCCTGCGCGTGCGGGTGTCGACGAGTCGGCTGGGCGCCATCGCCGAGATCCGTGTCGCCGACCACGGCACCGGGGTCTCGCCCGAGCGCCGTGACGACATGTTCACGCCGTTCCAGCGGCTCGGCGACACCGACAACACGACGGGACTGGGTCTCGGACTCGCGTTGTCGAAGGGCTTCACCGAAGGGATGGGCGGTACGCTCGCCCCCGAGGACACCCCAGGAGGAGGGCTGACGATGGTGATCGCGCTGCCGGTCGCCGACGCGACCATGCCCGACGGGAGGATGCAGCGATGA
- the kdpC gene encoding potassium-transporting ATPase subunit KdpC translates to MSTTTRTTLRTTGVALRAMLVFTLVLGVGYTLLVTGIGQLALPWQANGSVVTAGDESVGSALIGQSFTDADGNAVPEYFQSRPSAAGAGYDGGASSGSNWGPENTDLISAIEERQLAVAELEGVDVSEVPADAVTASGSGLDPHISPAYALLQVPRVAAARGLDESEVRAVVEDHIQQRDLGYLGEPRVNVLALNLALDAIDR, encoded by the coding sequence ATGTCCACCACCACCCGCACCACTCTTCGCACGACAGGTGTGGCGCTGCGCGCCATGCTCGTGTTCACCCTCGTGCTGGGCGTCGGCTACACACTGCTGGTCACCGGCATCGGTCAGCTCGCCCTGCCCTGGCAGGCCAACGGCTCGGTCGTGACCGCCGGCGACGAGTCCGTCGGTTCCGCACTCATCGGGCAGTCGTTCACGGATGCCGACGGGAACGCCGTTCCCGAGTACTTCCAGTCCCGCCCCTCGGCTGCCGGCGCCGGGTACGACGGCGGCGCATCCAGCGGCTCCAACTGGGGTCCCGAGAACACCGACCTGATCTCGGCGATCGAGGAGCGCCAGCTCGCGGTCGCGGAGCTCGAGGGAGTCGACGTGTCCGAGGTCCCGGCGGACGCCGTCACCGCGTCGGGCTCGGGCCTGGACCCGCACATCAGCCCGGCGTACGCGCTGCTGCAGGTTCCGCGAGTCGCGGCCGCACGGGGACTGGACGAGTCCGAGGTGCGCGCCGTGGTCGAGGACCACATCCAGCAGCGCGACCTCGGCTACCTCGGCGAGCCCCGCGTGAACGTGCTGGCGCTCAACCTCGCGCTCGACGCGATCGACCGCTGA
- the kdpB gene encoding potassium-transporting ATPase subunit KdpB — MSTTLTPGTSSGTGPIPGTIPPKPSRTRAFSWAQLWAALPGALRKLNPIALWHNPVMFLVWVGAALTTVIAIAEPFLGGPESSGGSTVPFGFTWSIAFWLWLTVLFANLAEAVAEGRGKAQAASLRKTRTSTMARRVTAYDPSDAAAERGETVEVSSADLRLGDVVIVAAGELIPGDGDIVYGIATVDESAITGESAPVVRESGGDRSAVTGGTRVLSDRIVVRITSKPGETFVDRMISLVEGASRQKTPNEIALNILLASLSIVFVIVVLTLNPIASYAASPVSIPVLVALLVCLIPTTIGALLSAIGIAGMDRLVQRNVLAMSGRAVEAAGDVTTLLLDKTGTITYGNRRASDFVTMPGASGDELARAAALSSLADPTPEGVSVVELAAVRGIHVAAPDGAVSVPFTAQTRMSGVDLADGTQVRKGAGSAVLAWLEASGSSVVPATRAHLISETDAIAESGGTPLVVATLGADGAGRVLGVVHLKDIVKDGLRARFAELRSMGIRTVMITGDNPLTARAIAKEAGVDDYLAEATPEDKLALIRREQAGGNLVAMTGDGTNDAPALAQADVGVAMNTGTSAAKEAGNMVDLDSDPTKLIDIVRIGKQLLITRGALTTFSLANDIAKYFAIIPAMFMGIFPGLAALNVMQLSSPASAVTSAIIFNAIIIVILIPLALRGVKYRPASASQILSRNLLVYGLGGVIAPFIGIKLIDIVVSLIPGF; from the coding sequence ATGTCCACCACACTCACCCCCGGAACGTCCTCCGGCACAGGCCCGATCCCGGGCACCATCCCTCCCAAGCCCTCCCGCACTCGCGCGTTCAGCTGGGCCCAGCTGTGGGCCGCCCTTCCGGGTGCGCTGCGCAAACTGAACCCGATCGCGCTCTGGCACAACCCCGTCATGTTCCTGGTGTGGGTCGGTGCTGCCCTCACCACGGTGATCGCGATCGCCGAGCCGTTCCTCGGCGGCCCGGAGTCCTCGGGCGGCAGCACCGTGCCCTTCGGGTTCACGTGGAGCATCGCGTTCTGGCTGTGGCTGACCGTGCTGTTCGCGAACCTCGCCGAGGCAGTGGCCGAGGGCCGCGGCAAGGCGCAGGCCGCATCGCTGCGCAAGACGCGGACGTCCACGATGGCGCGCCGAGTGACGGCGTACGACCCGTCGGATGCAGCGGCCGAGCGCGGAGAGACGGTCGAGGTCTCCTCGGCCGACCTGCGCCTGGGCGACGTCGTCATCGTGGCGGCCGGAGAGCTGATCCCCGGTGACGGCGACATCGTGTACGGCATCGCCACGGTCGACGAGTCGGCCATCACCGGCGAGTCCGCACCGGTCGTGCGTGAGTCCGGCGGCGACCGCAGCGCGGTCACCGGCGGCACCCGCGTCCTGTCGGACCGCATCGTCGTGCGCATCACCTCGAAGCCAGGGGAGACGTTCGTCGACCGCATGATCTCGCTCGTCGAAGGCGCAAGCCGCCAGAAGACGCCGAACGAGATCGCGCTGAACATCCTGCTCGCGAGTCTGTCGATCGTGTTCGTGATCGTGGTGCTCACGCTCAACCCCATCGCGTCGTACGCGGCGTCGCCGGTCAGCATCCCGGTGCTCGTGGCACTGCTCGTGTGCCTCATCCCCACGACGATCGGCGCGCTGCTGTCGGCGATCGGCATCGCCGGCATGGACCGGCTCGTTCAGCGCAACGTGCTGGCGATGTCGGGACGCGCTGTGGAGGCCGCCGGAGACGTCACGACACTCCTGCTCGACAAGACGGGGACGATCACCTACGGCAACCGCCGCGCGTCGGACTTCGTCACGATGCCGGGCGCATCAGGCGATGAGCTCGCCCGCGCCGCTGCGCTGTCGTCACTGGCCGACCCCACCCCCGAGGGTGTCTCGGTGGTGGAGCTGGCTGCGGTCCGGGGCATCCATGTCGCGGCGCCGGACGGCGCTGTCAGCGTGCCGTTCACGGCGCAGACCCGCATGAGCGGCGTCGATCTGGCCGACGGCACGCAGGTGCGCAAGGGCGCCGGCTCCGCGGTGCTCGCGTGGCTGGAGGCATCGGGATCGTCCGTGGTGCCCGCGACCCGCGCGCACCTGATCAGTGAGACCGACGCCATCGCCGAGTCGGGCGGCACCCCACTGGTGGTGGCGACCCTCGGGGCGGACGGCGCCGGGCGAGTGCTCGGCGTCGTGCACCTGAAGGACATCGTCAAGGACGGCCTGCGCGCCCGATTCGCCGAACTGCGCTCGATGGGCATCCGCACCGTCATGATCACGGGTGACAACCCGCTGACGGCACGGGCGATCGCAAAGGAGGCGGGCGTCGACGACTATCTCGCCGAGGCCACCCCCGAAGACAAGCTCGCGCTCATCAGGCGCGAGCAGGCGGGCGGCAACCTTGTCGCGATGACCGGCGACGGCACCAACGACGCACCAGCGCTCGCGCAGGCGGACGTCGGAGTGGCGATGAACACGGGCACGTCGGCCGCAAAGGAGGCCGGCAACATGGTCGACCTCGACTCCGACCCGACGAAGCTCATCGACATCGTGCGCATCGGCAAGCAGCTGCTCATCACGCGCGGCGCGCTGACGACGTTCTCGCTCGCCAACGACATCGCCAAGTACTTCGCGATCATCCCCGCGATGTTCATGGGGATCTTCCCGGGGCTCGCGGCGCTGAACGTCATGCAGCTCAGCTCCCCGGCATCCGCCGTCACGAGCGCCATCATCTTCAACGCGATCATCATCGTGATCCTCATCCCGCTGGCGCTGCGGGGCGTGAAGTACCGCCCGGCGAGCGCCTCGCAGATCCTCAGCCGCAACCTGCTCGTCTACGGGCTGGGCGGCGTGATCGCACCCTTCATCGGCATCAAGCTCATCGACATCGTCGTGAGCCTCATCCCGGGCTTCTGA
- the kdpA gene encoding potassium-transporting ATPase subunit KdpA translates to MDAATTWTGILQIATVLLILALIYRPLGDWIAHIYTTPKNWRVERGAYRLMGVDPGSEQTWQAYTRGVLAFSLIGVLFVYALQRFQAVLPYSLGLPAVPEGLAFNTAVSFVTNTNWQSYSPELTLGYTVQLAGLAVQNFVSAAVGIAVAVALVRGLSRRGSATIGNFWVDLTRGVTRLLLPLALLSAVALMIAGVVQNFNGFTEVGTITGGTQLIPGGPVASQEAIKELGTNGGGFFNANSAHPFENPTAWTSVLEILLLLAIPTAMPRAFGKMVGDNRQGYAILAVMASIAVVSIAAVTWLESLGLGTAPQLAGSAMEGKEVRYGIFGSTLFAGATTLTSTGAVNSMHDSYTALGGMIPMINMMLGEIAPGGVGSGLYGMLVLAVIAVFVGGLLVGRTPEYLGKKIGPTQIKLASLYILVTPTLVLAGTALSFAIPGIREDVESTSIWNPGVHGLSEVLYAFTSASNNNGSAFAGLTANTPWLNTALGVAMLLGRFIPIVLVLALAGSLARQETVPSTVGTLPTYRPQFVGLLAVVAVVITALTYFPVLTLGPLAEGLV, encoded by the coding sequence ATGGACGCCGCCACCACGTGGACCGGCATCCTCCAGATCGCCACGGTCCTCCTCATCCTCGCGCTCATCTATCGTCCCCTCGGCGACTGGATAGCCCACATCTACACCACCCCCAAGAACTGGCGCGTCGAGCGCGGCGCGTATCGACTGATGGGCGTCGACCCGGGCTCCGAGCAGACGTGGCAGGCCTACACCCGTGGGGTGCTCGCGTTCTCTCTCATCGGAGTGCTCTTCGTCTACGCTCTCCAGCGCTTCCAAGCCGTGCTGCCGTACTCGCTGGGGCTGCCCGCCGTTCCTGAAGGCCTGGCGTTCAACACCGCGGTGTCGTTCGTGACCAACACGAACTGGCAGTCGTACTCACCCGAGCTGACGTTGGGATACACCGTGCAGCTCGCAGGCCTGGCGGTGCAGAACTTCGTCTCGGCGGCAGTGGGCATCGCAGTCGCGGTCGCGCTGGTGCGCGGGCTCTCGCGCCGTGGGTCGGCGACCATCGGAAACTTCTGGGTCGACCTCACCCGCGGCGTCACCCGGCTGCTGCTGCCGCTGGCCCTGCTCTCGGCCGTCGCGCTGATGATCGCGGGAGTGGTCCAGAACTTCAACGGCTTCACCGAGGTGGGGACGATCACCGGCGGAACGCAGCTGATCCCGGGCGGACCTGTCGCTTCCCAGGAGGCCATCAAGGAGCTCGGCACCAACGGCGGCGGCTTCTTCAACGCGAACTCGGCGCACCCGTTCGAGAACCCCACCGCGTGGACGAGCGTGCTCGAGATCCTGCTGCTCCTCGCGATCCCGACGGCCATGCCGCGCGCCTTCGGCAAGATGGTCGGCGACAACCGCCAGGGCTACGCGATCCTCGCCGTGATGGCTTCGATCGCGGTCGTGTCGATCGCGGCGGTGACCTGGCTCGAATCGCTCGGACTGGGCACAGCCCCGCAGCTGGCCGGCTCGGCGATGGAGGGCAAGGAGGTGCGCTACGGCATCTTCGGCTCGACGCTGTTCGCCGGCGCGACGACGCTCACCAGCACCGGCGCGGTCAACTCGATGCACGACTCGTACACCGCCCTGGGCGGCATGATCCCGATGATCAACATGATGCTCGGCGAGATCGCCCCCGGCGGCGTCGGCTCGGGCCTGTACGGCATGCTCGTGCTCGCCGTGATCGCGGTCTTCGTCGGCGGACTCCTGGTCGGCCGCACGCCCGAGTATCTGGGCAAGAAGATCGGCCCGACCCAGATCAAGCTCGCGAGCCTGTACATCCTGGTCACCCCGACTCTGGTGCTCGCCGGCACCGCGCTGAGCTTCGCGATCCCCGGGATCCGCGAAGACGTCGAGTCGACGTCGATCTGGAACCCAGGCGTGCACGGCCTCAGCGAGGTGCTCTATGCGTTCACCTCGGCTTCGAACAACAACGGATCGGCCTTCGCCGGGCTCACGGCGAACACGCCGTGGCTGAACACCGCGCTCGGCGTCGCGATGCTGCTCGGCCGGTTCATCCCGATCGTCCTCGTGCTCGCACTGGCGGGATCTCTCGCCAGGCAGGAGACGGTGCCCTCCACCGTGGGCACCCTCCCCACATACCGCCCGCAGTTCGTCGGCCTGCTCGCCGTCGTCGCGGTCGTCATCACCGCACTCACCTATTTCCCCGTTCTCACGCTGGGCCCCCTGGCGGAAGGGCTCGTCTGA
- a CDS encoding potassium-transporting ATPase subunit F encodes MIVFSLIAAALGLAAVVYLVIALVKPEKF; translated from the coding sequence GTGATCGTGTTCTCCCTCATCGCGGCGGCCCTCGGGCTCGCCGCCGTCGTCTATCTCGTCATCGCCCTCGTGAAGCCGGAGAAGTTCTGA
- the sufU gene encoding Fe-S cluster assembly sulfur transfer protein SufU, producing the protein MSGLESLYQELILDHSKRPHGKSPVAESGAAEGARVATSYQRNPICGDEITLRVRLSDDGATVEEVSWDGAGCSISQASASMLVALIEEEEGMPVGEASTLVGGFREALRSRGEIALDEEVFGDAAALSGVSKFTARVKCAMLAWVAFEDAVARA; encoded by the coding sequence GTGAGCGGTCTCGAGTCGCTGTACCAGGAGCTCATCCTCGACCACTCCAAGCGGCCGCACGGAAAGAGCCCGGTCGCGGAGTCCGGCGCGGCCGAAGGCGCCCGGGTCGCGACGTCCTACCAGCGCAACCCGATATGCGGCGACGAGATCACCCTGCGCGTCCGTCTCTCCGACGACGGAGCGACCGTGGAAGAGGTCTCGTGGGACGGCGCCGGCTGCTCCATCTCGCAGGCGTCAGCCTCGATGCTCGTCGCGCTCATCGAGGAGGAGGAGGGGATGCCTGTGGGCGAGGCATCCACCCTGGTCGGAGGGTTCCGCGAGGCGCTGCGATCGCGCGGTGAGATCGCGCTCGACGAAGAGGTGTTCGGCGACGCGGCCGCCCTCTCAGGCGTCTCGAAGTTCACCGCCCGCGTGAAGTGCGCCATGCTCGCGTGGGTCGCGTTCGAGGACGCCGTCGCCCGCGCCTGA
- a CDS encoding SufS family cysteine desulfurase codes for MTSPAPVLDLAAIRADFPLLGERIGDAPLVYLDSAATSQKPQAVIDAEVSFLTRSNAAVHRGAHTLAAEATELFEDARAAVAGFVGAEPEQLVWTSGATAGLNLVAYAIGNATAGRGAPESARFALRPGDELVVTESEHHANLIPWQELAARTGAVLRHIPVRDDGTIDLDAAASVISDRTRLVAFPHVSNVLGIVNPVAELVALAQGVGAITVLDACQSAPHLPLDLPALGVDLAVFSGHKMLGPYAIGGLYGRSDVLTALPPFLTGGSMITTVTLDEANYLPPPQRFEAGTQPVSQAIGLAAAVRYLDGVGMDAVHAHERALEARMGEGLRGIPGIRLLGDAAGVERVGLWAFDVDGVHAHDVGQFLDARGIAVRVGHHCAQPLHRRLGLTASVRASAALYNTADEVDVFLDAVAGVRSFFGAGS; via the coding sequence GTGACTTCCCCCGCGCCCGTGCTCGACCTCGCGGCCATCCGCGCCGACTTCCCGCTCCTCGGCGAGCGCATCGGCGACGCGCCCCTCGTCTATCTCGACTCCGCCGCCACCAGCCAGAAGCCGCAGGCCGTGATCGACGCCGAGGTCTCGTTCCTCACGCGCTCCAACGCCGCCGTGCACCGCGGCGCCCACACCCTCGCGGCCGAGGCGACCGAGCTCTTCGAGGACGCCCGGGCGGCGGTCGCCGGCTTCGTCGGCGCGGAGCCCGAGCAGCTCGTGTGGACGAGCGGCGCCACCGCGGGGCTCAACCTCGTCGCCTACGCCATCGGCAACGCCACGGCCGGCCGCGGCGCCCCCGAGAGCGCACGCTTCGCCCTGCGGCCGGGAGACGAGCTCGTCGTCACCGAGAGCGAGCACCACGCGAACCTCATCCCGTGGCAGGAGCTCGCCGCCCGCACCGGCGCCGTGCTGCGCCACATCCCCGTACGGGACGACGGCACGATCGACCTGGATGCCGCGGCATCCGTCATCTCGGACCGCACGCGTCTCGTCGCCTTCCCGCACGTGTCCAACGTGCTGGGTATCGTCAACCCGGTCGCCGAGCTCGTCGCCCTCGCGCAGGGAGTGGGCGCGATCACCGTGCTCGACGCGTGCCAGTCGGCACCGCACCTGCCGCTCGACCTTCCCGCCCTCGGCGTCGACCTGGCCGTGTTCTCGGGCCACAAGATGCTCGGACCGTACGCGATCGGCGGGCTCTACGGCCGGTCCGACGTTCTGACCGCCCTGCCGCCTTTCCTCACCGGCGGCTCGATGATCACCACCGTGACGCTCGACGAGGCGAACTACCTCCCGCCGCCGCAGCGGTTCGAGGCCGGCACCCAGCCCGTCTCGCAGGCCATCGGCCTCGCCGCGGCCGTCCGCTATCTCGACGGCGTCGGGATGGACGCCGTCCACGCCCACGAACGCGCGCTCGAGGCCCGCATGGGCGAAGGGCTGCGCGGCATCCCCGGCATCCGCCTCCTCGGTGATGCCGCCGGCGTGGAACGCGTCGGACTGTGGGCGTTCGACGTCGACGGCGTGCACGCGCACGACGTGGGCCAGTTCCTCGACGCGCGCGGCATCGCGGTGCGCGTCGGACACCACTGCGCCCAGCCCCTCCACCGCCGCCTCGGCCTCACCGCGTCGGTGCGGGCCTCGGCTGCGCTGTACAACACCGCCGACGAGGTCGACGTGTTCCTCGACGCCGTCGCCGGCGTGCGGTCGTTCTTCGGAGCCGGCTCGTGA
- a CDS encoding pectate lyase family protein, with protein MRRNHVRRAVATTAAGALVAALGVMGLALPGAQAATGSATGFATQNGGTTGGAGGQTVRATTGTELHAALCARAAVDTPLTIEVEGTITHANTAKVSGESCNTADGVIELKDIGNVSIVGVGAGAVFDQVGIHIRGSHNIVIQNVTVRNVKKSGSPTSNGGDAIGMESDVRNVWVDHVTLEASGGESEGFDGLFDMKSGTQYVTLSYSVLRNSGRGGLIGSSESDLDNGFVTFHHNYYENIDSRAPLLRGGIAHVYNNHYVSLNESGINSRAGAKAKVDNNYFEDSKDVLGTFYTDAAGTWQTSGNILDNVTWSAAGTDYNPAGPGMASTTTVSIPYAYSLDAASCVPSVVAATAGANRGLKVSDGSCTPQNPDPAPTTPAPSPTPTTPAPTPTPTPTTPAPGGANLSLGAAADGSSKAGGTSYGNVIDGSTGTYWSPIGSTGRISVKWSSAKTVSSVVIREDTSGGGVIGAWRVVDNDTGAVLASGSGAGTIAFAPTSLTKINFEITGATGTPRVAEFETYGG; from the coding sequence ATGAGACGAAACCACGTTCGCCGAGCCGTCGCGACGACGGCCGCAGGAGCCCTGGTCGCCGCCCTCGGAGTGATGGGCCTCGCCCTTCCCGGAGCACAGGCCGCCACCGGCAGCGCCACCGGATTCGCGACCCAGAACGGAGGCACGACCGGCGGCGCCGGCGGTCAGACGGTCCGTGCGACCACCGGCACCGAGCTCCACGCGGCCCTGTGCGCACGCGCCGCGGTCGACACGCCGCTCACGATCGAGGTGGAGGGCACGATCACCCACGCCAACACCGCGAAGGTGTCGGGCGAGAGCTGCAACACCGCCGACGGCGTCATCGAGCTCAAGGACATCGGCAACGTGTCGATCGTCGGCGTCGGAGCGGGTGCCGTCTTCGACCAGGTCGGCATCCACATCCGCGGATCGCACAACATCGTGATCCAGAACGTCACCGTGCGCAACGTCAAGAAGTCCGGCTCGCCGACATCCAACGGCGGCGATGCGATCGGCATGGAGAGCGACGTGCGGAACGTCTGGGTCGACCACGTCACCCTCGAGGCGTCCGGCGGCGAGTCCGAGGGATTCGACGGGCTGTTCGACATGAAGAGCGGCACGCAGTACGTCACCCTGTCGTACAGCGTCCTGCGCAACTCGGGCCGCGGCGGGCTGATCGGATCGAGCGAGAGCGACCTCGACAACGGGTTCGTCACCTTCCACCACAACTACTACGAGAACATCGACTCGCGGGCCCCGCTGCTGCGCGGGGGGATCGCCCACGTCTACAACAACCACTACGTGAGCCTCAACGAGTCGGGCATCAACTCCCGCGCCGGGGCCAAGGCCAAGGTGGACAACAACTACTTCGAGGACTCGAAGGACGTGCTGGGCACGTTCTACACGGACGCCGCGGGGACGTGGCAGACCAGCGGCAACATCCTCGACAACGTGACCTGGTCGGCCGCCGGGACGGACTACAACCCCGCCGGACCGGGCATGGCGTCCACCACGACGGTCTCGATCCCCTACGCGTACAGCCTCGACGCGGCATCCTGCGTTCCCAGCGTCGTCGCGGCCACCGCGGGAGCGAACCGGGGCCTGAAGGTGTCGGACGGATCCTGCACGCCGCAGAACCCCGACCCGGCGCCGACCACGCCGGCGCCCAGCCCGACTCCGACCACCCCGGCGCCGACACCCACGCCGACGCCGACGACTCCGGCGCCCGGTGGTGCCAACCTCAGCCTCGGAGCAGCTGCCGACGGCTCGAGCAAGGCCGGCGGCACGAGCTACGGCAACGTCATCGACGGCTCGACGGGCACGTACTGGTCGCCGATCGGCTCGACGGGCCGCATCTCGGTCAAGTGGAGCTCGGCCAAGACCGTGTCGTCGGTCGTCATCCGCGAGGACACCAGCGGCGGCGGAGTCATCGGCGCATGGCGCGTCGTGGACAACGACACCGGCGCCGTCCTGGCCTCGGGCAGCGGGGCGGGCACGATCGCCTTCGCCCCGACCTCTCTCACGAAGATCAACTTCGAGATCACCGGCGCGACGGGCACTCCGCGCGTGGCCGAGTTCGAGACCTACGGCGGCTGA